One genomic region from Leptospira tipperaryensis encodes:
- the rfbF gene encoding glucose-1-phosphate cytidylyltransferase translates to MKTVILCGGLGTRLSEETTVKPKPMVEIAGKPILWHIMKIYEHYGFGDFVLALGYKGEVIKDYFLNYHARMSDLTVSLKSGSVEYSNPTAEDWKVQLIDTGALTMTGGRLLRLRDQLSKERFMVTYGDGVSNVDIQKLVTFHKSHGKLATVTAVRPPVRFGELSIVGNQVTQFQEKPQAEEGWINGGFFIFEPEILNYIPDESTMLERAPLEALARAGELMAYHHPGYWQCMDTLRDKQTLEELWIQNKAPWKFS, encoded by the coding sequence ATGAAAACTGTAATACTTTGCGGAGGCTTGGGGACTCGTTTGAGCGAGGAAACTACCGTAAAACCGAAACCTATGGTAGAGATTGCCGGGAAACCGATCCTTTGGCATATAATGAAAATCTACGAACACTACGGGTTTGGTGATTTTGTTTTAGCTCTCGGGTATAAGGGAGAAGTGATCAAAGATTACTTTTTAAATTATCACGCTAGAATGAGTGACCTTACGGTAAGTCTTAAGTCAGGCTCCGTTGAATATTCCAATCCGACTGCGGAAGATTGGAAAGTTCAACTCATCGATACCGGAGCGCTTACGATGACCGGAGGAAGATTGCTTCGTCTTCGAGATCAGCTTTCAAAGGAAAGGTTTATGGTCACTTATGGCGATGGAGTTTCCAACGTGGACATTCAAAAACTCGTAACTTTCCATAAGTCTCATGGAAAGTTAGCTACCGTAACCGCAGTTAGGCCACCCGTAAGATTCGGTGAATTGTCTATCGTCGGAAATCAAGTCACCCAATTTCAGGAAAAACCTCAAGCTGAAGAGGGTTGGATCAATGGAGGTTTTTTTATTTTTGAACCTGAGATTCTAAATTATATTCCGGATGAGTCTACGATGTTAGAAAGAGCCCCCTTAGAAGCCCTTGCGAGAGCCGGCGAATTGATGGCTTATCATCATCCCGGATATTGGCAGTGTATGGATACTCTTCGAGATAAGCAAACCTTAGAAGAATTATGGATTCAGAATAAGGCGCCTTGGAAATTTAGCTAA
- the rfbG gene encoding CDP-glucose 4,6-dehydratase yields the protein MFQNIYQNKKVLITGHTGFKGSWLAVWLQSLGAEVAGFSLDIPTSPNHFQLLGLSDKTKDYRGDIRDQKCLAQAIDDFRPQIIFHMAAQALVRKSYQDPVSTFETNVMGMVNLLDLVRTREWIEVAVLITSDKAYRNDEWCWGYRETDALGGHDPYSGSKSCADLVAYSFYHSFLKNCKTRVAITRAGNVIGGGDWAADRIVPDCIRAWNSGESVSIRSPLATRPWQHVLEPLSGYLLLGAKLYLGQEGLNGEAFNFGPDANVNQTVSELLDAMVERWPGVGWSVPKGFEGGGKEANLLKLSCDKVLFHLKWQAVLGFSETVDFTVDWYRNWIDRKTGIYDFTVSQINRYCELASKKKYIWAK from the coding sequence ATGTTTCAGAATATTTATCAGAACAAAAAAGTCCTGATTACTGGTCACACTGGGTTTAAAGGTTCGTGGCTTGCAGTTTGGCTTCAATCTTTGGGAGCGGAAGTCGCGGGATTTTCTCTCGATATACCGACTTCACCGAATCACTTTCAATTATTGGGCCTTAGCGATAAGACTAAAGATTATCGAGGAGATATCCGGGATCAAAAGTGCTTAGCCCAAGCAATTGACGATTTTCGTCCACAGATAATCTTTCATATGGCCGCACAAGCTTTGGTCAGGAAGTCGTATCAAGATCCGGTTTCTACGTTTGAAACCAATGTGATGGGGATGGTCAATCTTCTCGATTTGGTAAGAACGAGAGAATGGATCGAGGTTGCCGTTCTGATAACGAGCGATAAAGCGTATCGTAACGACGAATGGTGTTGGGGTTACAGAGAGACGGACGCACTCGGCGGTCACGATCCTTATAGCGGTTCAAAAAGTTGCGCCGATTTGGTCGCCTATTCATTCTATCATTCTTTTTTAAAAAATTGCAAAACGAGAGTGGCCATAACAAGAGCAGGCAACGTGATCGGCGGCGGAGACTGGGCGGCGGATCGAATTGTTCCGGATTGTATTCGTGCATGGAACTCCGGAGAATCCGTATCAATCAGAAGTCCTTTAGCAACTCGACCTTGGCAGCACGTATTAGAACCGCTTAGCGGTTACCTATTATTAGGTGCAAAGTTATATTTGGGACAGGAAGGATTGAACGGGGAAGCGTTTAACTTTGGACCCGATGCAAACGTAAACCAAACGGTTTCGGAATTATTGGACGCAATGGTTGAAAGATGGCCTGGAGTAGGATGGTCGGTGCCAAAAGGATTTGAAGGAGGCGGAAAGGAAGCTAATCTTCTGAAGCTTTCCTGCGATAAGGTTTTATTTCATTTAAAATGGCAGGCGGTGCTTGGTTTTTCTGAAACCGTAGATTTCACAGTAGATTGGTATCGAAACTGGATTGATAGAAAAACGGGAATCTATGATTTCACCGTTTCTCAAATCAATCGATACTGTGAATTGGCTTCTAAGAAGAAATATATTTGGGCCAAATAA
- a CDS encoding dTDP-4-dehydrorhamnose 3,5-epimerase family protein, translating into MSEETLEGVIITPLKEIFDPKGSVLHMIRSDDPEYISFGECYFSEVNPGSIKAWKIHKRQTQNFTVPKGKIKLVLYDTRNESKTKGKIQELILGRPDQYQRVKIPPMLWYGFTCISEEKALIVNFTDIPHDPTESERLPDQDSSIPFQWNS; encoded by the coding sequence ATGAGCGAAGAGACGCTGGAAGGAGTAATCATAACTCCTCTAAAAGAGATATTTGATCCGAAAGGATCTGTGCTACATATGATTCGTTCCGACGATCCGGAATATATAAGCTTTGGAGAATGTTATTTTTCGGAAGTTAATCCAGGATCTATCAAAGCCTGGAAAATTCATAAACGGCAAACTCAGAATTTTACCGTTCCTAAGGGAAAGATAAAATTAGTTTTGTATGATACCAGAAACGAATCCAAAACAAAGGGAAAAATTCAGGAGCTAATTTTAGGAAGACCTGATCAATATCAAAGAGTAAAAATTCCGCCAATGCTATGGTATGGTTTTACTTGCATTTCCGAAGAAAAAGCTTTGATTGTAAATTTTACGGATATTCCTCATGATCCAACTGAATCCGAAAGACTACCGGATCAGGATTCTTCGATTCCTTTTCAATGGAATTCATGA
- a CDS encoding SDR family oxidoreductase, producing MNRKKILITGSSGFLGGRIAKYLAESDKNEIRLGTTKDIFLPTYIRSGKVVSMVWDSQSSLDSACQNTEIIIHCAGMNASDCTKDPRRALEFNGHITGRLLDAAIKNGVSRFLFLSTAHVYSNSFEGIISESSLVTNIHPYATSNFAGETEVNKRTLDGKISGINIRLSNAYGAPVDPKVDCWMLLVNDLCRQAVTTKRMVLKSTGIQKRDFIPIHEVCRAIEHLITFSLEKTENTFNVGGGLSISVWEMAKLIQERCRLVLGFSPELERVQPKDEEYSSDFRYDVTKLLSSGFEYSNFGTSEIDQLLNFCKLNFKN from the coding sequence ATGAATAGAAAAAAGATTTTGATCACTGGTTCCTCCGGATTTTTAGGCGGAAGGATCGCAAAGTATTTAGCCGAATCGGATAAAAATGAAATCCGTCTCGGAACTACAAAAGATATTTTTTTACCGACTTATATTCGAAGCGGGAAAGTTGTCTCTATGGTTTGGGATTCGCAGTCGTCTCTGGATTCAGCCTGCCAAAATACTGAAATTATAATTCATTGTGCCGGGATGAATGCCTCGGATTGTACAAAGGATCCACGAAGAGCGCTGGAATTTAATGGGCATATAACCGGTCGTCTTCTTGATGCAGCTATAAAGAATGGAGTATCTCGCTTTTTGTTTTTATCCACGGCGCACGTCTATAGCAATTCGTTTGAAGGAATCATATCAGAATCCTCTTTAGTCACGAATATTCATCCTTACGCGACGAGTAATTTTGCCGGAGAGACCGAAGTTAACAAACGCACATTGGATGGAAAAATTTCGGGCATCAATATCAGGTTATCGAACGCGTACGGAGCGCCGGTCGATCCCAAAGTTGATTGCTGGATGCTGCTGGTAAATGATCTTTGTAGACAAGCAGTAACTACTAAACGGATGGTTTTGAAATCTACTGGAATTCAAAAGCGAGATTTTATTCCGATTCACGAAGTGTGTCGCGCGATAGAACATTTGATCACATTTTCTCTTGAAAAAACCGAGAACACTTTTAACGTTGGAGGCGGGCTTTCAATCTCCGTTTGGGAAATGGCAAAACTTATTCAAGAAAGATGTAGATTGGTTTTAGGTTTTTCACCCGAATTAGAGAGGGTTCAGCCTAAGGACGAGGAATATTCTTCCGACTTTAGATATGACGTAACAAAACTGCTTTCAAGCGGATTTGAATATTCCAACTTTGGCACGTCAGAGATCGATCAATTATTAAATTTCTGTAAACTGAATTTCAAAAACTAA
- a CDS encoding glycosyltransferase family 2 protein: MKPLITVVIPTYNHAHFLKKSLASVINQTYLHWEAIIVDNHSTDNTDEVVDSFRDSRIYLKKINNNGIIAASRNVGIKESNGDWISFLDSDDLWFLTKLEKIVHEIQRQNNEVDVICNDEHIVRIDSEEKGVLNYGPFETDFYRKMLFYGNRLSTSATTVRRKFLEEKKLLFSERQEFVTVEDYDLWLRLAKENARFFFIPEVLGEYTIHGSNQSGSLERHLNHLENLIQEHVFHIQEFEKDKLKLWRKFKIRLKFDKGFVYLREGIFLRALSLLIQSFFQSPIVSISLFAAKFKNKLSNS; the protein is encoded by the coding sequence ATGAAACCTTTGATAACGGTAGTGATTCCTACTTACAATCACGCGCATTTTTTAAAAAAATCTCTCGCCTCCGTGATCAATCAAACCTATTTGCATTGGGAAGCGATCATAGTCGATAATCATTCCACGGATAATACGGACGAAGTAGTCGACTCCTTTCGTGATTCTCGAATTTATTTAAAAAAAATAAATAATAACGGAATCATCGCCGCTTCTCGAAATGTAGGAATCAAAGAATCCAACGGCGATTGGATTTCTTTTTTAGATTCTGACGATTTATGGTTTCTAACAAAATTGGAAAAAATAGTCCATGAAATTCAAAGACAAAACAATGAGGTCGACGTAATCTGCAACGATGAACATATAGTTCGAATCGATTCGGAAGAAAAGGGGGTCTTAAACTACGGTCCTTTTGAAACGGACTTTTATCGTAAGATGTTGTTTTACGGAAACCGCCTTTCTACTTCGGCGACGACGGTTCGTCGGAAATTCTTAGAGGAAAAAAAACTTTTGTTTAGCGAAAGACAAGAATTTGTTACGGTAGAGGATTACGATCTCTGGCTTCGATTGGCGAAGGAAAATGCAAGATTCTTTTTTATTCCCGAGGTTCTTGGCGAGTATACTATTCACGGATCCAATCAATCCGGATCTTTGGAAAGACATTTAAATCATCTTGAAAATCTAATTCAGGAACATGTGTTTCATATTCAAGAATTCGAGAAGGACAAATTGAAACTTTGGAGAAAATTTAAGATTCGCTTGAAATTCGATAAGGGTTTTGTTTATTTACGCGAAGGAATCTTTCTACGTGCTTTATCTCTTTTGATACAATCTTTCTTTCAGTCTCCTATCGTTTCTATATCTTTGTTTGCCGCGAAATTCAAAAATAAGTTAAGCAATTCTTAA
- a CDS encoding class I SAM-dependent methyltransferase — MKTILNSLKLSKDGIFSAEIPTSSQDVELKLRSEVASKDYSDYFEAIAKNHSIPVMDREIKRFLKNIGTTGLILDIGGCWGWHWRNISKDRPDVKIIIVDFLRENLTHAQKLLGNAVGESVYLVHADATSLPFSNEVFDGVWTVQTFQHIPDFKKACSEAYRVLKKNGVFVNYSLNITPFNRMIYFLLGKKYHLEGRLEGSFLLNKANKVQKEDLISLYGEGNVKEGYSECFFHPDLRLTFGGRKNNFLGVLDYYFSKILGLNSLFARQKSFEAIRRSS; from the coding sequence ATGAAAACAATATTAAATTCTTTGAAACTTTCCAAGGATGGAATTTTCTCCGCCGAAATTCCGACCTCATCTCAGGATGTGGAGTTAAAGCTTAGGAGCGAAGTCGCATCCAAAGACTATTCGGATTATTTCGAAGCGATCGCAAAGAATCATTCTATACCTGTAATGGATCGAGAAATTAAAAGATTTCTAAAAAATATCGGAACTACTGGGCTCATCTTGGATATCGGCGGCTGTTGGGGTTGGCACTGGAGAAATATTTCAAAGGATCGACCCGATGTAAAAATTATAATCGTGGATTTTCTACGCGAAAATTTAACCCACGCCCAAAAGCTTTTAGGAAATGCCGTTGGAGAATCGGTTTATTTAGTTCACGCCGACGCAACTTCCCTTCCTTTTTCCAATGAGGTTTTTGACGGAGTGTGGACGGTTCAGACATTTCAGCACATTCCTGATTTTAAAAAGGCTTGTAGCGAAGCATATCGAGTTTTGAAAAAGAACGGTGTGTTTGTTAATTATTCATTGAATATAACTCCGTTTAATCGAATGATTTATTTTCTCCTTGGTAAAAAATATCATCTTGAGGGTAGGTTGGAAGGAAGTTTTCTTTTGAACAAAGCAAACAAAGTTCAAAAGGAAGATTTGATCAGCCTCTACGGTGAAGGAAACGTAAAAGAAGGTTATTCAGAATGCTTTTTTCATCCGGATCTGCGACTGACTTTTGGCGGAAGAAAAAATAATTTCTTAGGCGTTTTAGATTATTACTTTTCCAAAATTCTCGGACTGAATTCACTTTTTGCACGTCAAAAAAGTTTTGAAGCGATTCGCCGTTCTTCTTGA
- a CDS encoding polysaccharide deacetylase family protein has product MSILHNILASTYLPWKTYNALGKALRFKKNSELRVLLYHDIPIQEQSLFRSQLVRISKDWNFVSPEIFSLMIKGKREIVGRNILLTFDDGYLSNRRVAEEVLKPLGIQALFFIIADFVDVQNEKERKIFISQNVYPNFSPEQVPDSWIPMNWGDLKSLLYDGHFIGSHTRTHARLSKILDPIRLNDEIAVSKRILEEKLKVKIHHFAYTFGDLASFSPEALRIAKSHYEFVYTGLRGDNRNSPPWSIRRDAISPLDSHFLTGALLEGGADLLYRKKNQIYESWGRY; this is encoded by the coding sequence ATGTCCATTCTACATAATATCTTAGCATCCACTTATCTTCCTTGGAAGACATACAACGCGTTGGGAAAAGCGTTGAGATTTAAGAAGAATTCTGAACTTAGAGTTTTACTTTATCATGATATTCCCATACAAGAGCAGTCCTTATTTCGTTCTCAATTGGTAAGAATTTCGAAAGACTGGAATTTTGTTTCACCTGAAATTTTTTCTCTTATGATTAAGGGCAAAAGGGAAATCGTCGGCCGTAATATTCTGCTGACCTTTGACGACGGTTACTTATCAAATAGAAGAGTTGCGGAAGAAGTTTTAAAACCTTTAGGAATTCAAGCCCTCTTTTTTATCATAGCTGATTTTGTAGATGTTCAAAATGAAAAGGAGAGGAAAATTTTTATCTCTCAGAATGTTTATCCGAACTTCTCTCCCGAACAAGTGCCGGATTCTTGGATTCCGATGAACTGGGGTGATCTTAAAAGTTTGTTATACGACGGCCATTTTATTGGAAGTCATACAAGGACACACGCCAGATTGTCAAAAATTCTCGATCCAATTCGATTGAATGATGAGATTGCCGTATCAAAAAGAATTCTTGAAGAGAAATTAAAAGTAAAGATTCATCATTTTGCATATACTTTCGGTGATTTAGCGAGTTTTAGTCCTGAAGCTCTTAGGATTGCCAAAAGCCATTACGAATTTGTATATACGGGACTACGGGGTGATAATAGAAATTCCCCCCCTTGGTCGATTCGAAGGGATGCAATTTCGCCATTGGATTCTCATTTTTTGACGGGGGCCTTACTTGAGGGCGGAGCGGATCTTTTATATAGAAAAAAAAATCAGATCTATGAATCCTGGGGAAGATATTGA
- a CDS encoding lipid II:glycine glycyltransferase FemX: protein MKFLLAPLPSLKSLLVSLSFKKIDEEYLSKPWLRTSDTSIWFSKSAWSLAAIAIWQRIRLNKKEIYFWIPDYFCNTSLSLLRYLDVRLVFYPIQEDREPNYSACKELQKANPIDVFVLVHYFGKASNANRAFEFCSGKNAILVEDAAHVLKPIKGIGEKGDFILYSPHKHLPIPDGAVLVIRNSGPSKIEWGTKDGNSILEHCDALGSDIKTEKMVATKWILKRSLQKFGLRNVRKFNPEFLEDVSIAVRTQRTMSNLSKRLLNDIVPEMNQVARKKSEIQKIWDQVLLEKYKIISDRDSDWTPYLSEYSFDNIESANSLFAKLAQDELPVSTWPDLPPEVLTAEKEHSTAIRLRKTSFFLPLHSSVSESEISKIAFKDSKKSFLKIIESTLNQTQWDNELESIVRTNLLQSWSYGDAKYQIEGWKPKRILLMIEGKKVALVQILSKTYFYFFRVIRINRGPLYFRDVNLEEKSLVLDYLTKFASIWKGSVLFFNPEMDLEGRNLLTLYQKGFKKRNQLPWSSSYVDLTQSIDELRKNLDSKWRNMLNVSEKNDLTIEVSEDDESFRWMLEKYSELMSEKKFNGISIPLLKRLRECFSDREKPLILIAKHKEERVACICVTVSNQTGMYLVGWNGEEGRKLKANQFLLWNAIVALKERNYIQFDLGGIDEVNTPSVAEFKLGINGERYTLAGEFIRF, encoded by the coding sequence TTGAAATTTTTACTTGCTCCCTTACCAAGTTTAAAAAGTTTACTGGTTTCTTTGTCTTTTAAAAAAATTGATGAAGAGTATTTATCGAAACCTTGGTTAAGAACGTCCGATACTTCGATTTGGTTTTCAAAATCGGCTTGGTCTTTGGCGGCGATCGCTATTTGGCAAAGAATCCGTTTAAACAAAAAGGAAATTTATTTCTGGATTCCTGATTATTTCTGTAATACCTCTTTGTCCTTGCTTCGTTACTTAGATGTAAGACTGGTATTCTATCCGATTCAGGAGGATAGAGAGCCGAATTATTCTGCCTGTAAAGAATTACAAAAAGCGAATCCTATCGATGTCTTTGTCTTGGTTCACTACTTCGGAAAGGCGAGTAACGCTAATCGAGCCTTTGAATTCTGCAGCGGGAAAAATGCAATTCTTGTGGAAGATGCCGCTCATGTTCTCAAGCCGATAAAAGGAATCGGAGAAAAGGGTGATTTTATTCTTTATAGTCCTCATAAACATCTACCGATTCCGGACGGGGCTGTCCTTGTGATTCGAAATTCCGGTCCTTCTAAAATTGAGTGGGGGACTAAAGATGGAAATTCTATCCTTGAACATTGCGATGCGCTTGGTTCCGATATTAAGACAGAAAAAATGGTTGCTACAAAATGGATTTTAAAGAGGTCGCTTCAAAAATTTGGACTTCGTAATGTTAGAAAATTTAATCCTGAATTTTTAGAAGATGTTTCGATCGCTGTGCGCACGCAACGGACAATGTCCAATCTTTCAAAGCGTTTGTTAAACGATATCGTTCCAGAAATGAATCAGGTCGCGCGGAAAAAGTCTGAGATTCAAAAAATTTGGGATCAAGTTCTATTAGAAAAATATAAAATTATTTCAGATCGCGATTCGGATTGGACTCCGTATTTATCCGAATATTCTTTTGATAATATAGAATCTGCAAATTCTCTCTTTGCGAAATTGGCTCAAGACGAGCTTCCCGTTTCTACGTGGCCGGATTTGCCGCCTGAAGTTTTAACGGCTGAGAAGGAACACTCCACAGCTATTCGACTGAGAAAAACTTCTTTTTTTCTTCCACTGCATTCTTCTGTATCCGAATCAGAAATCTCAAAGATTGCGTTTAAAGATTCAAAGAAATCTTTTTTAAAAATTATAGAATCCACTCTCAATCAAACCCAATGGGATAACGAATTGGAATCGATCGTAAGGACAAATTTGTTACAGTCCTGGTCCTATGGGGACGCTAAGTATCAAATCGAAGGCTGGAAACCGAAAAGAATTCTTCTGATGATAGAAGGGAAGAAAGTTGCCTTAGTTCAAATCTTATCCAAAACATATTTTTATTTTTTTAGGGTGATACGAATCAACAGAGGCCCTCTCTATTTTCGAGATGTGAACTTGGAAGAAAAGTCTTTGGTCTTGGATTATCTTACTAAATTCGCTTCGATTTGGAAGGGTTCCGTTTTGTTTTTTAATCCGGAGATGGATTTAGAAGGGCGCAATCTATTGACGCTTTATCAAAAAGGATTTAAAAAACGAAATCAATTACCATGGTCTTCTTCTTACGTCGATCTAACTCAAAGTATCGATGAACTTAGAAAAAACTTGGATAGCAAATGGCGGAATATGTTAAACGTTTCTGAAAAAAACGATCTTACCATTGAAGTATCCGAGGATGATGAAAGTTTTCGGTGGATGTTGGAAAAATATTCCGAGCTTATGTCAGAGAAAAAATTTAACGGTATATCCATTCCTTTATTAAAACGACTTCGAGAATGTTTTTCAGATCGAGAAAAACCGTTGATTCTCATTGCAAAACACAAGGAAGAGCGAGTCGCGTGCATTTGCGTTACAGTTTCAAATCAAACCGGTATGTATTTGGTAGGATGGAATGGGGAAGAGGGACGAAAATTAAAGGCGAATCAATTTCTTCTTTGGAACGCGATTGTTGCTTTGAAGGAAAGAAATTATATCCAATTTGATCTGGGCGGAATCGACGAAGTGAATACTCCGTCCGTCGCTGAATTTAAACTAGGAATCAACGGCGAGAGATATACCTTAGCCGGGGAATTTATCCGATTCTAA
- a CDS encoding glycosyltransferase family 4 protein, with product MILGIDASNIRGGGGVTHLVEMLGAGEPKEYGFDKVFIWGGSPTLDKIEARSWLVKIYEPLLDRSLFHRFFWSRFLLSKRMKESKSDILFVPGGSYSGSFRPFVTMSQNLLPFEWSEIRRYGFSISALRLILLFFSQSFTFRKAKGVIFLTNYAKKIVLKKVKISLDRVAIVNHGINQKFFHAVKIQKDIGEYSNEKPYRILYVSFIGEYKHQWNVVRAVSNLKKQGFPVTLDLVGSPDDPLAVKKLKDVLDQEDAERLFIRYHSLIPYSEIEKKYIEADLFAFASSCETFGQIVTEAMAAGLPIACSNLSAMPEILQDAGKYFDPLNVDSIEETIKSMINSKETRKEVSEKAFQLAKSFSWKKAANETFEFLQKATVTK from the coding sequence ATGATTTTAGGAATTGACGCTTCAAATATACGAGGCGGCGGGGGCGTTACACATTTAGTGGAGATGTTAGGAGCCGGTGAGCCGAAAGAATACGGCTTTGATAAAGTTTTTATCTGGGGCGGGAGTCCGACCTTAGATAAAATCGAAGCTCGTTCTTGGTTGGTAAAAATTTACGAACCCTTATTAGATCGCTCTCTTTTTCATCGATTCTTTTGGAGTCGTTTTTTATTAAGCAAAAGAATGAAAGAATCGAAGTCCGATATTTTGTTTGTTCCCGGTGGTTCTTATTCCGGTTCATTTCGACCATTTGTAACGATGAGCCAAAACTTGCTTCCTTTCGAATGGTCGGAAATCAGGCGATACGGATTTTCGATAAGCGCATTGCGGTTGATTTTACTTTTCTTTTCTCAATCTTTTACCTTTCGTAAAGCTAAAGGAGTCATTTTTCTGACGAATTATGCCAAGAAGATAGTTTTAAAGAAAGTTAAAATATCACTTGATCGTGTCGCCATAGTCAACCATGGAATCAATCAAAAATTCTTTCATGCAGTAAAGATTCAGAAAGATATCGGCGAATATTCGAATGAGAAACCCTATCGTATTCTTTACGTTTCTTTTATCGGAGAATATAAACATCAGTGGAACGTAGTTCGCGCCGTGTCAAATTTGAAAAAACAAGGATTTCCGGTGACGCTGGATCTGGTTGGAAGTCCGGATGATCCTCTTGCGGTAAAAAAACTCAAAGACGTTCTGGATCAGGAAGATGCAGAACGTCTTTTTATCCGATATCACAGTTTGATTCCTTATTCCGAAATCGAGAAGAAGTATATAGAGGCGGATCTTTTTGCATTTGCATCTTCCTGCGAAACCTTTGGACAGATTGTGACAGAAGCGATGGCTGCCGGACTTCCGATTGCATGTTCCAATCTTTCGGCTATGCCTGAGATTTTACAAGACGCGGGAAAATACTTCGATCCTCTAAACGTAGATTCTATAGAAGAAACTATAAAATCAATGATCAATTCTAAAGAAACTCGAAAGGAAGTTTCGGAAAAAGCCTTTCAACTTGCGAAAAGTTTCTCTTGGAAAAAGGCAGCCAATGAAACTTTCGAATTTTTGCAAAAAGCGACGGTTACTAAGTAA
- a CDS encoding 2OG-Fe(II) oxygenase, with product MNREKLVSLILSKLSSKKEELKRDFQESIHEVGVRYCFLENLLPEEIANRIQTVFPKKHEMRLMDSFREKKYTSKNFDQFDPILKDITFAIQDKRVIQLVEEITGIIAQRPDPSLYAGGLSLMVKGNFLNPHIDNSHEMTRTMYRTLNLLYYVNPNWSLEKGGNLELWDPRVKRSVTVESKFNRLVMMETNPWSWHSVSPIKVNENRICVSNYYFSEISPIGKEYFNVTSFNGRPEQKLRRLYSSVDNMLRNFLRLMKRDGLGKKDVYQNSKV from the coding sequence ATGAATAGAGAGAAATTAGTTTCTCTAATTCTATCCAAACTTTCATCAAAGAAAGAAGAATTAAAAAGAGACTTTCAAGAATCGATTCACGAAGTCGGAGTCCGATATTGTTTTTTGGAAAATCTACTTCCGGAAGAGATTGCCAATCGAATTCAGACAGTTTTTCCTAAAAAACATGAAATGAGACTGATGGATAGTTTTCGGGAAAAGAAATATACTTCGAAAAATTTTGATCAATTTGATCCAATTTTAAAAGATATCACTTTTGCGATTCAAGATAAAAGAGTGATTCAACTTGTGGAAGAGATAACGGGAATTATCGCACAAAGACCGGACCCATCGCTCTACGCGGGCGGTTTAAGTCTTATGGTAAAAGGGAACTTTTTAAATCCTCACATAGATAATTCCCATGAGATGACGAGGACGATGTATAGAACTCTCAACCTTCTTTACTACGTAAATCCAAACTGGTCTTTGGAGAAAGGTGGAAATTTAGAGCTGTGGGATCCGCGCGTCAAACGAAGTGTCACCGTCGAAAGTAAATTTAATCGTTTGGTAATGATGGAAACCAATCCGTGGTCTTGGCATTCAGTAAGTCCGATTAAGGTAAACGAAAATCGAATCTGTGTCTCTAATTATTATTTTTCGGAGATTTCTCCGATCGGAAAAGAATACTTTAATGTAACGAGTTTCAATGGGCGACCGGAACAAAAGTTAAGACGTCTTTATTCCAGTGTCGACAATATGCTAAGAAATTTCCTGAGATTAATGAAGCGTGACGGACTTGGTAAAAAAGACGTTTATCAAAATAGCAAAGTATAG